In Flavobacterium sp. N1736, the following are encoded in one genomic region:
- a CDS encoding T9SS type A sorting domain-containing protein produces the protein MSQTSMKLHFVMALCCLTISVTTIFAQNPVVKIDFDQSGRPKTEVNEPEYTTWVIASGNSSTYTENGITFTMTRIGDKGDALGTNWYKTGIQSPYYARLISDGLTVKGTTANLGAQIELRISGLAAGNHTLLAFLNAVDSPSGNTFSPIDISVNGNLVFDNVIPSIRATKTADAKSAYLKFQAVANTDVVIVFAAETSGTENIKNVMLNGFELNTPNIFFQAINPNPKHNDEHVELNSGGKLLQWTSATNAVSHNVYFGTDPAAVEAATTSSAEYKGNQIKTNVSYQVNGLYTGATYYWRIDEVLANSEIEKGNVWRFRPAQLAFPEAEGYGRFARGGRGGKVVAVTNLNDSGPGSFRDAVTNDIGPRTIVFNTSGIIQLTSRLVLSQPYVTVAGQTAPGKGICIRSAPFGVTGNDAVVQNVRVRVGGGATYDGMGLTGADNSIIDHCSISWTIDEAFSSRSGKNITLQKTLISEALNAAGHQNYPAGTEHGYAATIGGDIGSFHHNLLAHCYGRNWSLGGGLDGSGAYAGKMDITNNVVYNWGSRTTDGGTKEVNFVNNYYKPGAGSKIFVAFNQQNEGAGTGMQQCYFSGNVMPGYFNETNQTIGRKASGITVSFENFVNTPFFPSYVTTQSAKNAYKIVLSDVGCTQPVFDDHDDRIITETLNGTYSIRGSVTDKPGFPDNESDVGGYESYPAVTRDANWDTDQDGLPNWWENIIGTNTNSGTGDFSDANADADLDGYTNLDKYLQWISLPHYESPNGTKININIQKLSRGFTSGVTYSISNVVNGTAVLASNIVEFTPTTAGLASFNFTVTDNEGGTMTRKVNILNGSPNLTISQVNKESETGFKVWPVPNNGSFSILMQNDLPKAELKVYDILGKEITKRNISGKTQENIQIQSKGVFILKFSNPDTKEVLHVKKIIVQ, from the coding sequence ATGTCACAAACCTCTATGAAATTACATTTTGTAATGGCATTATGCTGCCTTACAATTTCGGTCACTACAATTTTTGCCCAAAACCCCGTAGTGAAGATTGATTTTGATCAATCTGGAAGACCCAAAACAGAAGTAAATGAACCCGAATATACCACATGGGTAATTGCTTCCGGAAATTCAAGTACTTATACAGAAAACGGAATCACATTTACCATGACAAGAATTGGAGACAAAGGTGATGCTCTTGGTACAAATTGGTACAAAACAGGAATTCAGTCTCCATATTACGCCAGATTAATTTCTGACGGATTAACCGTAAAAGGTACAACTGCAAATCTTGGCGCGCAAATAGAACTCCGAATTAGCGGATTAGCAGCCGGAAATCATACCTTATTAGCATTTTTAAATGCAGTAGATAGTCCGTCGGGAAACACGTTTAGCCCAATTGATATTTCTGTAAACGGAAATTTAGTTTTTGATAATGTAATTCCAAGTATCAGAGCCACAAAAACAGCAGATGCGAAATCAGCTTATTTAAAATTTCAGGCTGTCGCCAATACTGATGTAGTAATTGTATTTGCTGCTGAAACATCAGGAACTGAAAATATCAAAAATGTGATGTTAAACGGGTTTGAATTAAATACACCAAATATTTTCTTTCAGGCAATAAATCCAAATCCAAAACACAATGACGAACATGTTGAATTAAATTCCGGAGGTAAATTATTACAATGGACATCAGCAACAAATGCAGTATCGCACAATGTTTATTTTGGAACAGATCCTGCAGCTGTAGAAGCTGCCACAACATCGTCGGCAGAATATAAAGGCAATCAAATAAAAACAAATGTATCATATCAGGTAAACGGTTTATACACAGGCGCTACCTATTATTGGCGAATTGATGAAGTTCTTGCCAATAGCGAAATCGAAAAAGGAAATGTATGGCGATTCAGACCTGCACAACTTGCTTTTCCTGAAGCCGAAGGATACGGAAGATTTGCCCGCGGAGGAAGAGGCGGAAAAGTCGTTGCAGTAACCAATTTAAATGATAGCGGACCGGGAAGTTTTCGCGACGCCGTTACCAATGATATCGGACCAAGAACTATCGTTTTTAATACTTCAGGAATCATCCAGCTTACTTCTCGTTTAGTTTTAAGCCAGCCTTATGTTACAGTTGCAGGGCAAACTGCTCCCGGAAAAGGAATTTGCATTCGTTCTGCCCCTTTTGGTGTAACCGGTAATGATGCTGTAGTTCAAAACGTAAGAGTTCGTGTTGGCGGCGGTGCAACATATGACGGAATGGGTTTAACGGGCGCTGACAACAGCATTATTGATCATTGCTCGATAAGCTGGACAATAGATGAAGCTTTTAGTTCCCGATCAGGAAAAAATATAACATTACAAAAAACCTTAATTTCAGAAGCGCTCAATGCTGCCGGACATCAAAATTATCCTGCCGGAACTGAGCATGGTTACGCTGCAACTATTGGAGGCGATATTGGAAGTTTTCACCATAATCTTTTAGCACATTGTTATGGACGAAACTGGAGTCTTGGCGGTGGATTAGACGGAAGCGGCGCTTATGCAGGCAAAATGGATATTACCAATAATGTAGTTTATAATTGGGGTTCAAGAACCACAGATGGCGGAACTAAAGAAGTTAATTTTGTAAACAACTATTACAAACCCGGTGCAGGTTCAAAAATATTTGTCGCTTTTAATCAGCAAAATGAAGGCGCAGGAACAGGAATGCAGCAATGTTATTTTAGCGGAAATGTTATGCCAGGTTATTTTAATGAAACCAATCAAACCATTGGAAGAAAAGCTTCGGGAATTACCGTTTCTTTCGAAAATTTTGTAAACACACCGTTTTTTCCATCTTATGTAACAACGCAATCTGCCAAAAATGCTTATAAAATTGTACTTTCAGATGTGGGCTGTACGCAACCTGTATTCGACGATCATGACGACAGAATAATTACAGAAACACTAAACGGAACTTATTCTATAAGAGGAAGTGTAACTGATAAACCCGGATTTCCGGACAACGAATCAGATGTTGGCGGTTACGAATCATATCCTGCAGTAACCAGAGATGCAAATTGGGATACTGATCAGGATGGATTACCAAATTGGTGGGAAAACATTATAGGAACAAATACAAATTCTGGAACCGGAGATTTTTCAGATGCAAATGCAGATGCTGATTTGGATGGTTACACCAATCTGGATAAATATTTACAATGGATTTCACTTCCGCATTATGAATCTCCAAACGGGACTAAAATCAACATCAACATTCAAAAATTGTCAAGAGGTTTTACCAGCGGAGTTACATATTCAATATCAAATGTGGTAAACGGAACTGCAGTTTTAGCTTCAAATATTGTTGAATTTACGCCAACAACGGCAGGTTTAGCTTCATTTAATTTTACCGTAACCGATAATGAAGGCGGAACAATGACCCGTAAAGTCAATATTCTTAACGGATCACCAAACTTAACAATAAGTCAGGTAAATAAAGAATCAGAAACGGGTTTTAAAGTTTGGCCCGTGCCAAATAACGGTTCTTTCTCGATTTTAATGCAAAACGATCTTCCAAAAGCAGAACTTAAAGTGTATGATATTTTAGGAAAAGAAATAACAAAACGAAACATTAGCGGAAAAACACAGGAAAATATCCAAATACAATCAAAAGGAGTTTTTATTTTGAAATTTTCAAATCCGGACACAAAAGAAGTCTTACATGTAAAAAAGATTATCGTGCAATAA
- a CDS encoding DUF6146 family protein, with protein MKNCIYILIVLFTVIACSTAQKPIDTAVKRNVAVNDTVRIANDSLEYEVIIIDNGFSTWLASRAYPRNYHSLSYLENKNNLYVTEWNNRVLQPQRYNPDLYEMSINYNPTIKYGYEVNYLIYNYMIYFQNTYKQKLWGYVPSR; from the coding sequence ATGAAAAATTGTATTTACATATTAATTGTTTTGTTTACTGTAATTGCGTGTTCTACGGCTCAAAAACCAATTGACACGGCAGTAAAACGAAACGTTGCTGTAAATGATACCGTTCGAATTGCAAATGATTCTTTGGAGTATGAAGTGATTATTATCGATAACGGATTTAGTACCTGGCTGGCATCGCGGGCTTATCCAAGAAATTATCATTCGCTATCATATCTTGAAAACAAAAACAATTTGTATGTTACAGAATGGAATAATCGGGTTTTACAGCCACAGCGATACAATCCTGACTTATATGAAATGAGCATTAATTACAATCCAACTATTAAGTATGGTTACGAAGTAAATTACCTTATTTACAACTACATGATTTATTTTCAAAATACTTATAAACAAAAGCTTTGGGGATATGTTCCATCAAGATAA
- a CDS encoding TonB-dependent receptor, translating to MKKIAILFFLFNTVVIFAQQQVTGVVKDNTGTPLPGVNIVEKGTNNGVSTDIDGSYKITVKEGASLIFTYVGYNSVTRLANAPTIDVSLSEEGGQNLDEVVVTGSRTAARSNTTSALPIDVLSSKDLTSTGQATFDKALQYKIPSFNTVQTPVNDATSLLDPYEIRNMGPSRTLILINGKRKNLSALLYVQTSPGRGETGADISAIPTDAIERVEILRDGASAQYGSDAIAGVMNIILKKNSSDGSLTIRSGITSEGDGEMLGASINSGTTVGEKGFLNYTIDFSKVNLANRPGNVDAEGDAGDFGANIADVQAFLARHPDARNINGSPETAAAKFLINGGNYISETTNLYYNAAYVYKKVKSFANFRTPYWRPLSGDPYLNDFFGNGDPANPSYDGYGPTFEGDLSDYNGTLGFKTVKNGWNTDASLTVGGNKQVYTVNNSVNRSDITTTTIDPVTGDPVVTNVYRENSPISFKPGGASFNHVVGNIDVSKILSDQISIGFGTEFRSEYFSVLEGDKASWDGTGADSFAGNRPENSGKWNRYNVGVYLDVAFDITKDFLINGTIRHEEYSDFGGATVWKASTRYKFLDDKITLRGSVSTGFRAPTLHQIYTQKSQYSFVAGQGIQLSGIINNVSPQARQLGIPPLDPEKSTNITVGIGAKPFKNFNLTVDYYNIKVEDRIVLGDRQDTEFGEVAWFSNSFDSRTSGLDVVTSYNNIGIGEGKLGFNLSGNITFQNERISPVINNSFGPILDALTFTSRPKTKWILGANYEIGKFGFSLNNTYFGEASFHQDGIATFDSSLPPTQYNPDLDTRFIPKVVTDLGVNFNATEKLTIALNVNNIFNVLPEWEFVAKNADGATLLADPVQKKEQYNLLTFNGRYATTSYDGSHFSQLGTMFNLSLNYKF from the coding sequence ATGAAAAAAATTGCAATTTTATTTTTTCTATTTAACACCGTCGTCATTTTTGCACAACAGCAAGTAACAGGTGTAGTAAAAGACAATACAGGCACTCCTTTGCCTGGCGTAAACATTGTTGAAAAGGGTACTAATAACGGTGTTTCTACCGATATTGACGGGTCGTATAAAATTACAGTTAAAGAAGGCGCTTCATTAATTTTTACTTATGTGGGCTACAACAGCGTAACCAGGCTGGCAAATGCTCCTACAATTGACGTTTCTTTATCTGAAGAAGGAGGACAAAATCTTGATGAAGTAGTTGTTACCGGTTCGAGAACAGCCGCCAGAAGTAATACAACGAGTGCTTTGCCTATCGATGTATTATCATCCAAGGATTTAACATCTACAGGGCAGGCTACTTTTGATAAAGCGCTGCAATACAAAATTCCATCTTTTAATACAGTACAAACTCCTGTAAATGATGCTACATCATTACTGGATCCCTACGAAATTAGAAATATGGGACCAAGCAGAACTTTAATCCTTATTAATGGTAAACGTAAAAATTTAAGTGCATTACTTTATGTACAAACTTCTCCGGGACGTGGAGAAACGGGTGCGGATATTTCTGCAATTCCAACAGACGCGATCGAAAGAGTGGAAATTCTTCGTGATGGAGCTTCTGCTCAATACGGTTCTGATGCCATTGCAGGCGTTATGAACATTATTTTAAAGAAAAACAGCAGCGATGGATCTTTGACAATAAGAAGCGGAATCACTTCTGAGGGTGATGGCGAAATGTTGGGCGCAAGCATAAACAGCGGAACAACGGTTGGCGAAAAGGGCTTTTTGAATTATACTATTGATTTTTCTAAAGTAAATTTAGCTAACAGACCCGGAAATGTTGATGCTGAAGGAGATGCTGGGGATTTTGGTGCTAATATTGCTGATGTTCAGGCTTTCCTTGCCAGACATCCTGATGCAAGAAACATTAATGGTTCACCAGAAACGGCAGCGGCAAAATTCTTGATTAATGGTGGAAACTATATTAGTGAAACTACTAATTTGTATTATAATGCTGCTTATGTGTACAAAAAAGTAAAATCATTTGCCAACTTCAGAACACCTTATTGGAGACCTTTAAGCGGTGATCCGTATTTAAATGATTTCTTTGGAAACGGTGATCCTGCCAATCCGTCTTATGATGGATATGGACCAACTTTTGAAGGAGATTTAAGTGATTATAATGGTACACTTGGTTTTAAAACTGTTAAAAACGGATGGAATACTGATGCCAGTTTAACCGTTGGAGGAAACAAACAAGTCTATACCGTAAACAATTCAGTAAACAGATCAGACATTACTACAACTACAATTGATCCGGTTACAGGTGATCCGGTTGTAACTAATGTTTACAGAGAAAACAGCCCGATTTCATTTAAACCGGGAGGAGCTTCTTTTAATCACGTTGTTGGAAATATTGACGTATCAAAAATTCTTTCCGATCAAATAAGTATTGGTTTTGGTACAGAGTTCAGATCTGAATATTTCTCTGTTCTTGAAGGAGATAAAGCTTCTTGGGACGGAACCGGAGCTGACTCTTTTGCAGGAAACAGACCTGAAAATTCTGGAAAATGGAACCGTTATAATGTTGGTGTTTATTTAGATGTTGCTTTTGATATTACAAAAGACTTTTTAATAAACGGAACTATACGCCATGAAGAATATAGCGATTTTGGAGGCGCAACCGTTTGGAAAGCAAGTACAAGATATAAATTCCTTGACGATAAAATTACACTTAGAGGATCTGTTTCAACAGGTTTCAGAGCACCAACTTTACATCAAATTTATACTCAAAAATCACAATATTCTTTCGTAGCCGGACAAGGGATTCAGTTAAGCGGAATCATCAACAATGTTTCTCCACAGGCACGTCAATTAGGGATTCCGCCTTTAGATCCTGAAAAATCTACCAATATAACAGTTGGTATTGGTGCAAAACCTTTCAAAAATTTCAATTTAACTGTTGATTATTACAATATTAAAGTAGAGGACAGAATTGTTTTAGGAGACAGACAAGATACTGAATTTGGTGAAGTAGCCTGGTTTTCAAATTCATTTGATTCAAGAACTTCGGGTCTTGATGTGGTTACAAGTTATAATAACATAGGAATCGGAGAAGGTAAATTAGGCTTTAATTTATCCGGAAATATTACTTTTCAAAATGAAAGAATTTCTCCAGTAATCAACAATTCATTTGGACCAATTCTTGATGCATTGACTTTTACATCAAGACCTAAAACAAAATGGATATTAGGTGCTAATTATGAAATTGGGAAATTTGGTTTTTCTTTAAATAATACTTATTTCGGAGAGGCATCTTTTCATCAGGATGGTATAGCAACGTTTGATTCTTCTTTACCACCTACTCAATATAATCCTGATTTAGATACTCGTTTTATTCCTAAAGTTGTAACTGATTTAGGCGTTAATTTTAATGCGACCGAAAAACTGACTATTGCTTTAAATGTAAACAATATATTTAATGTATTACCTGAATGGGAATTCGTAGCAAAAAATGCTGACGGAGCAACTTTGCTTGCAGATCCTGTACAGAAAAAAGAACAATATAATTTATTGACATTTAATGGCCGTTATGCAACTACTTCTTACGATGGTTCACATTTCAGTCAGTTAGGAACGATGTTTAACTTATCTTTAAATTATAAATTCTAA
- a CDS encoding class I SAM-dependent DNA methyltransferase — MANLYDGKMAAIYDAMYQTFVDYDEEYAFYNNLIQENKASTILEIGSGTGNLAKRFKQNNQNYQGLDYSDDMIAIARQRNENCSFTQGDMRDFKLNTLFDAVLITGRSTSYLITNDDMNRTFDSIYKNLNDNGVIIFDFIDANRFIPFSKENPVITHEAKYENVNYIRESHWDTNNSLENFMLEWTAQYYTFENGEKEIIENDFSTVRVFTLNEIQLFLYLNNFEIIKTIDRKTYAYDTYVIVAKKRT; from the coding sequence ATGGCAAATTTATATGATGGAAAAATGGCCGCAATTTACGATGCGATGTACCAGACTTTTGTTGATTATGATGAAGAATATGCTTTTTATAACAATCTGATTCAGGAAAACAAAGCTTCAACTATTCTCGAAATTGGAAGCGGCACCGGAAATCTGGCAAAAAGATTCAAACAAAACAATCAAAATTATCAAGGTCTGGATTATAGCGACGATATGATTGCAATAGCCAGACAAAGAAATGAAAATTGCTCTTTTACGCAAGGCGATATGCGAGATTTTAAGCTCAATACTTTATTTGATGCTGTCTTGATTACCGGAAGATCTACAAGTTATCTTATTACAAATGATGACATGAACAGAACTTTTGATTCAATTTATAAAAACCTAAACGATAATGGCGTTATCATTTTTGATTTTATTGACGCGAATCGGTTTATTCCTTTCAGCAAAGAAAATCCTGTTATTACACACGAAGCCAAATATGAAAACGTAAATTATATTAGGGAAAGTCATTGGGATACAAACAATTCTCTCGAAAATTTCATGCTCGAATGGACGGCACAATATTATACTTTTGAAAATGGCGAAAAAGAAATTATAGAAAATGATTTTTCGACCGTTCGCGTTTTTACACTCAATGAAATTCAGCTTTTTTTATATTTGAATAACTTCGAAATAATAAAAACAATTGACAGAAAAACATATGCTTACGATACTTATGTGATTGTGGCAAAAAAGAGAACATAA
- a CDS encoding D-2-hydroxyacid dehydrogenase, translated as MKVLANDGISKSGILALEKGGFEVITTKVAQEQVANFVNENNVDVVLVRSATKVRKDIIDACPGLKIIGRGGVGMDNIDVDYAKSKGIHVINTPASSSESVAELVFAHLFSGVRFLHDSNRNMPLEGDSNFDGLKKAYANGVELRGKTLGIVGIGRIGQATAKMALGLGMKVIAADSFIPKVDIKVEFFDGQSITTTIVSQSLESLFKEADFITLHVPAQDGYIIGEKEFELLKDGVGIVNCARGGVIDEVALIKALDSGKVAFAGLDVFESEPKPEMTILMHPKISLTPHIGAATGEAQDRIGTELASQIISLLS; from the coding sequence ATGAAAGTATTAGCCAATGACGGAATTTCTAAAAGTGGAATTCTAGCCTTAGAAAAAGGTGGATTTGAAGTTATAACGACAAAAGTAGCTCAGGAACAAGTTGCTAATTTTGTAAATGAAAATAATGTAGACGTAGTTTTAGTGCGTAGTGCTACTAAAGTTCGTAAAGATATTATTGATGCCTGCCCGGGATTAAAAATTATTGGTCGTGGCGGCGTTGGTATGGATAATATCGATGTTGATTATGCTAAAAGCAAAGGAATTCATGTAATAAATACGCCTGCTTCATCATCAGAATCTGTTGCTGAATTGGTGTTTGCACACTTATTTTCTGGTGTTCGTTTCTTGCATGATTCTAATAGAAATATGCCTCTTGAAGGAGATTCAAACTTTGATGGTTTGAAAAAAGCATACGCAAATGGTGTTGAATTAAGAGGAAAAACTCTTGGTATTGTTGGTATCGGCCGTATCGGACAAGCTACTGCAAAAATGGCGCTTGGTTTAGGTATGAAAGTTATCGCTGCAGATAGTTTTATTCCAAAAGTAGATATTAAAGTGGAATTTTTTGATGGTCAGTCAATCACAACAACAATCGTTTCTCAATCATTAGAATCATTGTTTAAAGAAGCTGATTTCATTACTTTACACGTTCCTGCTCAGGATGGTTATATCATTGGTGAAAAAGAATTTGAACTGTTAAAAGATGGTGTTGGAATCGTAAACTGCGCTCGTGGCGGTGTTATTGATGAAGTGGCGCTAATAAAAGCTTTAGACTCTGGAAAAGTTGCTTTTGCAGGTTTAGACGTTTTTGAAAGCGAACCAAAACCGGAAATGACAATCTTAATGCACCCGAAAATTTCACTGACTCCGCACATTGGAGCTGCAACAGGAGAAGCACAAGACAGAATTGGTACTGAATTAGCATCGCAAATTATTTCTTTGTTGAGCTAG
- a CDS encoding DUF6787 family protein has translation MNKLKQRWGITSNFQFVIIFIVFAITGSASAWLSKPFCVWLGITKEDFGGWFTLIRLIIIFPIYQVLLVAIGTVFGQFRFFWAFEKRMLKSMGLGFMFKD, from the coding sequence ATGAATAAATTAAAACAACGTTGGGGCATTACCTCAAATTTTCAATTCGTCATCATATTTATCGTTTTTGCCATCACCGGATCGGCATCTGCATGGCTGTCTAAACCATTTTGTGTATGGTTAGGTATTACCAAAGAAGATTTTGGCGGCTGGTTTACCTTAATTCGCTTAATTATTATTTTCCCAATTTATCAGGTTTTATTGGTTGCTATAGGAACTGTTTTTGGACAGTTTCGTTTCTTTTGGGCTTTCGAAAAAAGAATGCTTAAAAGTATGGGATTAGGATTTATGTTTAAAGATTAA
- a CDS encoding 4Fe-4S dicluster domain-containing protein — translation MAIIITDECINCGACEPECPNTAIYEGADDWRYKDGTTLKGKVILPDGTEVDADDAQTPISDEVYYIVPGKCTECKGFHDEPQCAAVCPVDCCVPDDNHVEDEETLLNRQAFLHGE, via the coding sequence ATGGCAATAATTATAACTGACGAATGCATAAACTGTGGGGCTTGTGAACCAGAGTGCCCAAATACAGCAATTTATGAAGGTGCGGATGACTGGAGATATAAAGACGGGACTACTCTTAAAGGAAAAGTAATTTTACCTGACGGAACTGAGGTTGATGCAGATGATGCTCAAACACCAATTTCTGATGAAGTATATTATATTGTTCCGGGAAAATGTACTGAATGTAAAGGTTTCCATGATGAACCGCAATGTGCCGCTGTATGTCCTGTTGATTGCTGTGTGCCAGATGATAATCACGTTGAAGACGAAGAAACCTTGCTGAACAGACAAGCGTTTTTACACGGAGAATAA
- the serC gene encoding 3-phosphoserine/phosphohydroxythreonine transaminase, translating into MKKHNYSAGPSILPQEVFEKASKAILNFNDSGLSILEISHRSKDFVAVMEEARSLALELLGLQGKGYQALFLQGGASTAFLMAPYNLMKENGKAAYLDSGTWATAAIKEAKYFGETIVVASSKEENYNHIPKGYTIPSDADYFHCTSNNTIFGTQMKEFPATNVPVVCDMSSDIFSRNLDFSKFDLIYAGAQKNMGPAGTTLVVVKESILEKNGRTIPSMLDYAKHIKGESMYNTPPVFAVYVSLLTLQWIKEKGGVAAVEKLNDAKADLLYTEIDRNPLFKGAAAVEDRSKMNVTFLLNNADHTETFDALWKAAGISGLPGHRSVGGYRASIYNAMPIESVQVLVDVMKALENKV; encoded by the coding sequence ATGAAAAAACACAACTACAGCGCAGGACCAAGTATCTTACCTCAAGAAGTTTTTGAGAAAGCATCAAAAGCAATATTAAATTTTAATGATTCAGGACTTTCTATTCTGGAAATTTCGCACCGAAGCAAAGATTTCGTTGCAGTTATGGAAGAAGCTCGTTCCCTTGCTTTAGAACTTTTAGGACTTCAGGGAAAAGGATATCAGGCATTATTTTTGCAAGGTGGCGCAAGTACAGCATTCTTAATGGCTCCATATAACTTAATGAAAGAAAACGGGAAAGCCGCTTATTTAGATTCTGGAACATGGGCAACAGCTGCTATAAAAGAAGCTAAATATTTTGGAGAAACTATTGTTGTAGCTTCTTCAAAAGAAGAAAATTACAACCATATTCCAAAAGGATACACAATACCAAGTGATGCAGATTATTTTCACTGCACAAGTAATAATACCATTTTTGGAACTCAAATGAAAGAATTTCCGGCAACAAATGTACCTGTTGTTTGCGATATGAGTTCTGATATATTTTCACGCAATTTAGATTTCTCAAAATTTGATTTAATCTACGCCGGAGCTCAAAAAAACATGGGTCCAGCAGGAACTACTTTAGTGGTTGTTAAAGAATCTATTTTAGAGAAAAACGGAAGAACAATTCCAAGTATGTTAGATTACGCAAAACACATTAAGGGAGAAAGTATGTACAATACACCGCCTGTTTTTGCTGTTTACGTTTCGTTATTAACACTACAATGGATTAAAGAAAAAGGCGGAGTTGCTGCTGTTGAAAAATTAAATGACGCAAAAGCTGATTTACTTTATACTGAAATTGACAGAAACCCATTATTTAAAGGTGCTGCCGCAGTAGAAGATCGTTCTAAAATGAATGTGACTTTCTTACTAAACAATGCTGATCATACTGAAACTTTTGACGCTTTATGGAAAGCTGCAGGAATTTCAGGATTGCCAGGACACCGTTCTGTTGGCGGTTACAGAGCTTCTATTTACAACGCTATGCCTATCGAAAGTGTTCAGGTTTTAGTGGATGTAATGAAAGCACTTGAAAACAAAGTTTAA
- a CDS encoding acyl-CoA reductase produces MTLETKKSIFVELGKFLKQFSEKDTIKKSDVLHNDLFFDDFEKLIHLSQSHNGWYTPEQVYFAIKSWADALTEENIDKWLSDYSSQFSQENKKEKKVALILAGNIPLVGFHDFLSVLITGNSALIKTSSNDQHLLPFLAKYLIAVDESLKNKITFVEGKLENFDTVIATGSNNTARYFEYYFKDKPSIIRKNRNSAAVLNGKETHEQLEALGEDIFRYFGLGCRNVSKLFVPKGYYFDAFFQAIFKYQDVIHYEKYANNYDYNKAVFLMSNFKLLDNGFLTLKEDPSYASPISSVFYEFYENIEDLQSRLTTDSEQIQCIVSNNLIENSIPFGQTQNPQLWDYADNVDTITFLLTTK; encoded by the coding sequence ATGACATTAGAAACAAAAAAAAGTATTTTTGTTGAATTAGGAAAATTTCTAAAACAATTTTCTGAAAAGGATACAATTAAAAAATCGGATGTTTTACATAACGATTTATTTTTTGATGATTTCGAAAAACTAATACATTTATCTCAATCTCATAATGGCTGGTATACGCCTGAGCAAGTGTACTTTGCAATAAAATCATGGGCAGACGCCTTAACTGAAGAAAACATTGATAAATGGTTATCGGATTATTCGTCACAGTTTTCGCAAGAGAATAAAAAAGAAAAAAAGGTCGCTTTAATTTTAGCCGGAAATATTCCGTTAGTAGGATTTCATGATTTTTTATCTGTTTTAATTACAGGAAACAGCGCCTTAATAAAAACCTCTTCAAACGATCAGCATTTATTACCATTTTTAGCCAAATATTTAATTGCTGTTGATGAAAGCTTAAAAAACAAGATCACTTTCGTGGAAGGCAAACTGGAAAATTTCGATACCGTAATTGCCACCGGAAGTAATAATACAGCAAGATATTTTGAATATTATTTTAAAGATAAACCTTCAATCATTCGAAAAAACAGAAATTCGGCCGCCGTTTTAAACGGAAAAGAAACCCACGAACAATTAGAAGCTTTAGGCGAAGATATTTTCAGGTATTTTGGTTTAGGATGCCGCAATGTTTCGAAGCTTTTTGTACCAAAAGGCTATTATTTTGACGCTTTTTTTCAGGCTATTTTTAAATATCAGGACGTAATTCATTATGAAAAATACGCTAATAATTACGATTACAATAAAGCGGTTTTTTTAATGAGTAATTTTAAATTATTGGATAACGGTTTCTTAACTTTAAAAGAAGATCCGAGCTATGCCTCGCCTATTTCGAGTGTTTTCTATGAATTTTATGAAAATATCGAAGATCTTCAAAGTCGTCTTACAACAGATTCTGAACAAATTCAATGCATCGTTAGCAACAATTTAATCGAAAATAGTATTCCCTTCGGACAAACGCAAAATCCGCAATTGTGGGATTATGCAGATAACGTAGATACTATAACGTTTTTGTTAACAACAAAGTAA